In Rhodococcus pseudokoreensis, the DNA window TTCCGTGTCGGCATCGACGCCGAGCATCACACGCATCTCGACGCAGGCCGGATCGCCGCCGGCGAGGGTGCCGCCGCTGTCGCGCTGCACGCGCGTACCGCGTCGCAGCGGTACTCCGGCACGGCCGACTGGAACGAGATCGCCCGGCTCAAGGAGCACGTCACGGACGTGCCCGTCCTCGGGAACGGCGACATCTTCGCGGCCGAGGACGCGGCCCGCATGATGGAACAGACCGGGTGCGACGGCGTCGTCGTCGGACGCGGGTGCCTCGGCAGGCCGTGGCTGTTCGCGGAGCTGAGCGCGGCACTGAACGGAAAACCGCAGCCCACTCCGCCCAACCTCGGCGAGGTGGCCACGATCATCCGCAGGCACGCGGAACTCCTCGCCGATCACCACGGCGAGGACAAGGGCCTGCGTGAACTGCGCAAGCACGTGTCCTGGTACCTGCGGGGCTTCCCCGCCGGGTCCGAACTGCGGGTCGCGATGGCCCTCGTGAGCAAACTCACCGAACTCGACGACCTCCTCGTTCAGCTCGATCCGACCATCCCGTTCCCCAAGGACGCCGAGGGTCCGCGTGGGCGGCAGGGATCACCCGGCACGGTCGCGCTCCCCGAGGGGTGGCTCGACGACCCCGACGACTGCCTGGTGCCCGCCGGCGCCGACCTCATGCATTCTGGTGGTTAGCGGCACGAACGCGCGTCACCTCGCTACATGTGGGGAGCCTCGACGTTCGATAAGTACTATGGCTGGAATCCGTCGGGGCCGACGGAGGTCCGAGTCGGCGGAGAGGTCAGGTTGCATCGGTGGGTGATGATCACAGTGCGGACTCACCGACTCCCGAATCCCGCGCCCCCTGGGAACGTCCTCTAGCGGATCCCAGCTACCGGGAATCCCAGTCGGGGCGGCCGCGGCGACTCCCGCCCCGCCAGTCGCCTCCCGAACAGCGCCCTCCCGAACGGACCTCCTCCCCCGAGCATCGTGCGCCGGTGGAACGCACCGAACCGTCCCGCCACGACAGCGGCCGGATCGGCCGCCGGGCCGCGGGCGGGCCCACCGAAGGGCTCTCCGTCGCAGACCTCGTGAAGAAGGTCGCCGAGGACGAGAAGGTCGAGAAGGCCGCCGGGGACGAATCGAACGAGCCCCACGATCCGGAGAAAACGGAGATCATTCCCCCGATCGACGAGCGGCAGCCGCCGCCTCCCGGGGTTCCGCCACGTAAGACCCCTCCGGCGACCCCGCCGCCGGAGCCGCCGCAGAGCCCGCCCGAACCCGAGTGGGTCGCGGATTCCGCCGAGACCACCGCGGTACCGCAGGTGGTCGGCAACCCGAGCACCACGCGCCTGGCTCTCAACAAGACCCGTAAACGCAAGCGTCTCCGTGCAGTGGGACGCGCCGTCGTCGCGCTCGTGGCGGTGGTCGCGCTCGCCGGAACCGGCATCGTCTGGGGCTACCTCCGCTCCACCGAGGGCAAGTTCGACCAGATCGCGGCACTCGATACCGAGTCGACCGACATCGTCGACGCCGTCGGACAGACCGGTGACGAGACCTATCTCATCGTCGGCACCGACACCCGTGCCGGCGCCAGCGGCGAGGTGGGTGCCGGAACCATCGACGACGCCGAGGGCTCCCGCGCCGACACGGTGATGCTCGTCAACATCCCCGCCGACCGGAGCCGGGTGGTCGCGGTGTCGTTTCCCCGTGACCTCGACGTCGAACGGCCCGTCTGCAAGGGCTGGGACAACGACAGCGGCACTTACACCGACGAGACGTTCCCCGCCGCCGACGGCGACAAACTCAATGCCACCTACGCACTCGGCGGACCGAAGTGCCTGGTGAAGGTGATTCAGAAGATGTCGGGTCTGAAGATCGGCCACTTCGTCGGCATGGACTTCGCCGGCTTCGAGTCGATGGTCAACGAGATCGGCGGGGTCAAGGTCTGTACCACCCAGCCGCTCGAGGACGACGTTCTCGGCACCGTTCTGCCGCAGCCGGGCACCCAGATGCTCGACGGCAAGACCGCACTGAACTTCGTCCGCGCCAGACACGTAGAGGCGGAGGGCAACGGCGACTACGGCCGCATCAACCGGCAGCAGAGATTCCTCTCCGCCCTGCTGCGGGGCGCCCTGTCCAGTCAGGTGCTGCTCAATCCCGGCAAACTGAACGGTTTCATCAACGCGTTCACCCGCGACACGTTCGTGGAGAACATCGACACGAAGTCGCTGGTCACGCTCGGCCGCTCACTGCAGAACGTCGACGCGGGCGCCGTCACCTTCCTGACCGTCCCCACCGCGGGCACCACCGAGTGGGGCAACGAGATTCCCCGCACCGACGACATCAAGGCCATCTTCCGCGCGATCATCGACGACGAGGCGCTGCCCGGCGAGAAGCGGGCGGAACCCCTGCCCTCGTCCGCCCCCGAGCCGCAGGCCGCGCCCACCCCGCAGACGGTCCAGGCCGTCGACCCGTCCAGCGTGACCGTGCAGGTGTCGAACGCGTCGGGTGAGTCGGGGCTCGCCGCGACCGTCGCCGACTCCCTGGCCGCCGAGGGCTTCCAGATCTACAACGTCGGCAACTACACGGGCACCAGCAGCGAGACCGTCATCCGGTTCTCGCCGGGCCACGAGGCCGAGGCGGCGACCCTGGCGTCGTCGTTCCCGGGTGCGGTGCTCGAATCGACCACCGGACTCGGCACCGTCGTCGAGGTCGCGATCGGTTCGAGCTTCACCGGGACCGTGCGGACACCGAGCCCGATCGACACCCCGCTCAGCATGGCGGACGTGCGAATCGGCCAGCCGGAGGACGCGGAAATCCCCGCGGACCTGGCCGTTGTGAACGCGGGCGACACGTCCTGCGATTGACGTCCCGATCAGCGGCGTCGTTCACCCTGCGTTCACCGTGTGATCGTGACTTGGTTTCCCGTGCACCGTAGGCTGTGACCTCATGCGCGTGGCTTACAACGAACAAATGACCGAGCTTGCCGACCTGCTCGGTGAGATGGCGGGGCTTGCGGGGGTCGCCATGGAGCGAGCCACCCAGTCGCTGCTCCAGGCAGACCTCTCGCTCGCCGAGCAGGTCATCGGCGAGCACGACAAGATCACCGAGCTCAGCACCATCTGCGAGGAGCGGGCGTTCGCCCTCCTCGCCCTGCAGGCACCGGTCGCCGGCGACCTCCGCTCCGTCGTCAGCGGAATCCAGATCGTCGCCGACATCGACCGGATGGGTGCCCTGGCGCTCCACGTCGCCAAGATCGCGCGCCGCCGACATCCCAACCACGTACTCCCGGAAGAGGTCAACGGCTACTTCGCCGAGATGGGACGCATCGCCGTCTCCATCGGCGCCGCTGCCCGCGAGGTCCTCGAGACACGCGATCCCGAGCGTGCCGCGCGCCTGCGCGAAGAGGACGAGGCGATGGACGACCTCCACCGGCACCTGTTCACCGTGCTCATGGACCGCGAGTGGAAGCACGGCGTGGCCGCCGCGGTCGACGTCACCCTGCTCGGCCGCTTCTACGAGCGTTTCGCCGACCACGCCGTCGAGGTGGGCCGCCGGGTGATCTTCCTCGTCACCGGCAAGCTGCCCGACGACACCGAGACCGCCGTGAAAGACGCCGACAACCTCACCGCCTACCCGGAACTGTAAAACTCCCCCAACACTTTTCGCGCGAACGGGACGCTCGTACGGTCTGACCGTACGGGCGTCCCGTTCGTTCACCGGAAGTAGTCCCTACATACGCGAACGCCCCGGCCGAGGATCCGGCCGGGGCGTTCGCGGGTGGTGTGCGTTATCCGAAGCGGCCCGAGATGTAGTCCTCGGTGGCCTTCTGCGTCGGGTTGGAGAAGATCTTCTCGGTGTCGTCGATCTCGACGAGGCGTCCCGGCTTGCCGGTCGCCTCGAGGTTGAAGAACGCGGTCTGGTCACTCACACGCGCCGCCTGCTGCATGTTGTGGGTGACGATCACGATGGTGAAGTCCTTCTTCAACTCCGTGATGAGGTCCTCGATCGCGAGGGTCGAGATGGGGTCGAGCGCCGAGCAGGGCTCGTCCATCAGCAGGACGTCGGGCGAGACGGCGATGGCCCGGGCGATGCACAGACGCTGCTGCTGACCGCCGGAGAGTCCGCCACCGGGCTTGTCGAGACGGTCCTTGACCTCGTTCCACAGGTTGGCGCCGCGCAGCGACCGTTCGGCCACCTCGTCGAGACGCTTCTTGCTGCGCTCGCCCTGCAACTTGAGGCCGGCCACCACGTTGTCCTTGATCGACATCGTCGGGAACGGGTTGGGACGCTGGAACACCATGCCGATCGTCTTGCGGACGCCGACCGGGTCGATGCCGGAACCGTAGATGTCCTCACCGTCGAGGAGGATCGAACCCTCCACGCGCGCACCGGGAGTGACCTCGTGCATGCGGTTCAGTGAACGCAGCACGGTCGACTTGCCGCAACCGGACGGACCGATGAACGCGGTCACGTTCCGCGGGGGGACCGACAGCCCGACATCGGCGACGGCGTGGAACTTGCCGTAGTAGATGTTGACGTCCTTGAGATCCAGACGCTTGGCCATTACCGGCTCCCTACTGATTGATGTTCGAAATCGAGTGTATGTGTCACTTGCTGCGGACCTGTGAGAAGTGGCCGACGACCTTGGCCGCGATGTTGAGGACGGCGATGAGCAGGATCAGCGTCAGCGCCGCGCCCCAGATGCGGTTGGTACCGGCATCGGTCGGGTTGTTCATCTCGGCGACCATGACGCCGGGCAGGGTGCCCATCTCACCACCGAACAGGTTGAAGTTGATGAACGGTGCGTACCCCACCAGGATCAGCAGCGGAGCGGTCTCGCCCATCACGCGGGCCAGCGCCAGCATGACGCCGGTGATGATGCCCGGCAGCGCGGTGGGCAGCACGATCTTGGCGATCGTCTTCCACTTCGGAACACCCAGCGCGTACGACGCCTCGCGCAGGTCCTGCGGCACGATGCGGAGCATCTCCTCCGTGCTGCGGACGACGACGGGCACCATCAGCAGGACCAGGGCGAGCGCGACCGCGAACCCGGACTTCGGGAAACCGAACGTCGCGATCCACAGGGCGTAGATGAACAGGGCGGCCACGATCGACGGGACAC includes these proteins:
- the dusB gene encoding tRNA dihydrouridine synthase DusB — translated: MSSLRIGSLELRSPVVLAPMAGITNVAFRTLCRELETERAGSTSGLYVCEMVTARALVERQPATLHMTTFGPTETPRSLQLYTVDPDTTYAAAKMIVDENIADHIDMNFGCPVPKVTRKGGGAALPYKRTLFGRIVAAAVKATEGTDVPVTVKFRVGIDAEHHTHLDAGRIAAGEGAAAVALHARTASQRYSGTADWNEIARLKEHVTDVPVLGNGDIFAAEDAARMMEQTGCDGVVVGRGCLGRPWLFAELSAALNGKPQPTPPNLGEVATIIRRHAELLADHHGEDKGLRELRKHVSWYLRGFPAGSELRVAMALVSKLTELDDLLVQLDPTIPFPKDAEGPRGRQGSPGTVALPEGWLDDPDDCLVPAGADLMHSGG
- a CDS encoding LCP family protein, which produces MGDDHSADSPTPESRAPWERPLADPSYRESQSGRPRRLPPRQSPPEQRPPERTSSPEHRAPVERTEPSRHDSGRIGRRAAGGPTEGLSVADLVKKVAEDEKVEKAAGDESNEPHDPEKTEIIPPIDERQPPPPGVPPRKTPPATPPPEPPQSPPEPEWVADSAETTAVPQVVGNPSTTRLALNKTRKRKRLRAVGRAVVALVAVVALAGTGIVWGYLRSTEGKFDQIAALDTESTDIVDAVGQTGDETYLIVGTDTRAGASGEVGAGTIDDAEGSRADTVMLVNIPADRSRVVAVSFPRDLDVERPVCKGWDNDSGTYTDETFPAADGDKLNATYALGGPKCLVKVIQKMSGLKIGHFVGMDFAGFESMVNEIGGVKVCTTQPLEDDVLGTVLPQPGTQMLDGKTALNFVRARHVEAEGNGDYGRINRQQRFLSALLRGALSSQVLLNPGKLNGFINAFTRDTFVENIDTKSLVTLGRSLQNVDAGAVTFLTVPTAGTTEWGNEIPRTDDIKAIFRAIIDDEALPGEKRAEPLPSSAPEPQAAPTPQTVQAVDPSSVTVQVSNASGESGLAATVADSLAAEGFQIYNVGNYTGTSSETVIRFSPGHEAEAATLASSFPGAVLESTTGLGTVVEVAIGSSFTGTVRTPSPIDTPLSMADVRIGQPEDAEIPADLAVVNAGDTSCD
- the phoU gene encoding phosphate signaling complex protein PhoU, whose product is MRVAYNEQMTELADLLGEMAGLAGVAMERATQSLLQADLSLAEQVIGEHDKITELSTICEERAFALLALQAPVAGDLRSVVSGIQIVADIDRMGALALHVAKIARRRHPNHVLPEEVNGYFAEMGRIAVSIGAAAREVLETRDPERAARLREEDEAMDDLHRHLFTVLMDREWKHGVAAAVDVTLLGRFYERFADHAVEVGRRVIFLVTGKLPDDTETAVKDADNLTAYPEL
- the pstB gene encoding phosphate ABC transporter ATP-binding protein PstB; its protein translation is MAKRLDLKDVNIYYGKFHAVADVGLSVPPRNVTAFIGPSGCGKSTVLRSLNRMHEVTPGARVEGSILLDGEDIYGSGIDPVGVRKTIGMVFQRPNPFPTMSIKDNVVAGLKLQGERSKKRLDEVAERSLRGANLWNEVKDRLDKPGGGLSGGQQQRLCIARAIAVSPDVLLMDEPCSALDPISTLAIEDLITELKKDFTIVIVTHNMQQAARVSDQTAFFNLEATGKPGRLVEIDDTEKIFSNPTQKATEDYISGRFG
- the pstA gene encoding phosphate ABC transporter permease PstA: MTATLDKPVKAPTFRGVGTRRRITDITATVLVTLAVLVALVPLVWVLITAVVRGIPALTSATWFTHSLSGLTSSAEGGGIYHALIGTILQGLVCAVLSIPLGLFVAIYLVEYADRKSRLAKLTTFMVDILSGVPSIVAALFIYALWIATFGFPKSGFAVALALVLLMVPVVVRSTEEMLRIVPQDLREASYALGVPKWKTIAKIVLPTALPGIITGVMLALARVMGETAPLLILVGYAPFINFNLFGGEMGTLPGVMVAEMNNPTDAGTNRIWGAALTLILLIAVLNIAAKVVGHFSQVRSK